The Populus alba chromosome 6, ASM523922v2, whole genome shotgun sequence genomic interval CACCTTTACACCCATGGATTCGTATATTTATACCTGGTGACGCCACGGTAAATGGAGCTACGTTTACCAGCAGTACAAGGAGGCATTTTGCTAATACGTTCTTTAGCGGTGCATCCTCTCTCCTTCCTTGGCTTCTTTAGTCCTCGGTATAGTAATAACTGATCGTTTGCTATCACCGCCGCCTCTGAGCTCTCTCCTCCACCACCTCCGCCTCCTCCGCTTCCGCCACCACATACGCCGCCTCCGATTTCTGGTTTTAGGACCGGATCAGAAGAAGACGCCATGatttgatttaagaaaaaaactaacaaattgaGAATTGAAAAGGAAGCATCTTTTTGACTGTTGGTTTTTCACTGAAGTAAAGAAGGGAGGGAAGATGAAATGACGGAGATGTCCTAGATCGGTTTGGAAATGACGATGGTGTTTCAGGGTTGTTACAGGATGAAATGGGGTATAACGGCTAGGAGGGGGAAAGGGGTAATTCGGTAACTTAAAGTGTTTTGAAAGAGCATGGAATATGGAATATGGATGCTTGCTGGTGGATGTGGAAGCCAACTGCCACTTGTCCGGTTTTGGAGGTGCTTCGTGTCATGTTTGAAAACGACGTCGTAGTTGTAATTATTGCGAaggttgaattatttttttgcctgCTTTTTAGGTGACTAGCATGTGAACCTCTCCGGCAAAATGGGCACCAATTGACTGATGTTTTTTCCCCCTCGCTCGGAGGATGGTGATGtgttttatcttaattatattaatttttattaagaatattattttgaataaaaaaaatttgatttgagatTTGGTGAGATCAACAACATTAAACCTAAGTTGATGGATACTCGTCTAGTTCGAGTTAATAACCATAATTTTAATAGCAATTGatagacattttttttaatattattattttggttcaaatccaaataaagaatataaaaattattagaaaataatttcctCGTAAATATAGAGATTTCAATATAGAAATGCTCATCCAAGACCAGAATAGAGAGGAACTtgttgaaaagaaaacagaggaacTACTATAAGTACGAGAaagaaaataagtattttttttttaaaaaaaagccaagATGCGTAATACATTCCGGAAAAAGAAAGATCAAGGGatactcatttttttaataaaaaaatattccttttcttattaCAAAGACACCAATTTCAGGATTTTATGTCTACAGATATTATAGACAAAAGACCAGGACTATTTCACCAGCTGCATTATCCAACGACTGCCTCACAATGCTTCACAGAACTAGATCATATGCCAGCCATGGTGCTGGTTGTGTAGTCAACTTGATATCTAGCATTTGCTTCAGTCTTTCCGCCAAAGAGAAACTAGATAGAAACTACACTGATCAACCAAGCATCCATAGTCTTCGACCTATCCCGGCACAAACAGGACATCATTGAACCAGTAAAGCAGCCCGGATCACCATTCTGTCCACGGTGGATTGTCTACTCTTGAGTGGCGGGTTTAATCCAAATCGGATCGAAATCCTCTCTTGTTCTTGAGAACATAATAGATTGCATTTGTAAACCAGATTCTCAATGTTGATGGGATTGGACATTACATTGTCACTGAACTCCATATTCTCACAGGTGCAATGACGCTAGTAATGACTTGATATTGCCATCATCTTTTGTTCCTCACATTAGGCCATTTCCATCCCCTGCTACAATTGCATATGACACTCTGGCATCATCCTTGATCACAGACATAACCTGCATTCTAATGCGACATTTTGAAAGCAAAGGGCGTGAATCAAAGCTCCTGGCGTCAATAGACATACTGAGAAAGTGCTCTAGCATTACCCAGCTCAATGAACTTTCATCAGGAGCATCAACTGCAGTGACTAATTTCTTGTTATACATTTCCTACTCCAAAGTTCCATTCCTCATCGTCTGAAAAACGATCATCTTTCCACAGTTTGGATATATTACTGGAAATGCAATAAACTCCTCTTGCAGGGCATGGGTTAATTTTTCCCCCCAATTTAACCAGCGGAGAGTTGGAAGGATCTCACACCTTGCTTGTCGAGACTTCATTCCCAGATTTTCTTCTCAACGATTCTGCGAAACATCAGTGACCAGAATAAGAAACAGCAACCCAATGAAATGACtaggtttaaatatttttttcacttatatTAGATAGAAGCATGTGTTCCAAAACATAATTCTCTTGTGTGGGAGACAAGTATTTGCATACCAACTCTTTCCTGTATGATAGAAGAATAAGTGGCTCCACTTTTCTGTGCAAAGGAGAGTATGTCAAAATACATTCCATTTGAAGGCTGAACTCTGGCTTCCTCCATCCATTCCAATACCTGCATTAAGAATTCACCGAGTTTTTCCGATCAACTAGAAATGCATTTTAACCCAAGAATAGCAGGTCTCCATTTTTTACGGAAATAAGTGGGGGGCAAAGTGGCTAGTCCTGATTCCCGCCACTTGCATGTCCATgatagaaaaatagagaaattgaAGCATAATCGGACAGATTAAGTCTCGTTGATCACTTACATTTCCTTAACTATAATTATGATcattaaacttcaaaaaatataactgGCCAAGACTCTGATTACTGAAGCAATGCATGCTTTCCTCTTATGGGACAATTCTGAAAAGGGAACTTCACTAGGATTTCGAAAAGAACAACCCATTTTTTTGGAGTCAAGTAATCACTAACTGTTGTGCCAGTGCTTGAGTTCAAATGCATGCCTCATATAACTTATGGACACATTGATTCAAGACTTTGAAAACAGACACCCTGTGATACCCCAGGTCTCACTTCAGATGAGTGTAAGAAGATCCTAAGGAAACCCCAGTTTGATACCCACCATATCTATCAATAGGAGATTGATGAAATGAACACCATCCataacatttattatttttaaaagttatgaaattttattttgtatgaaaCAACAGAAATTTGATTATAAGTTACCTCAATATATTTCCTCCAATTTCCAACAGCCAAAAGATTCTTCAACAAGATCGAGTAAGTGTTGCAGTTGATTTCAGCACCTGATCCTATAATCTTGTAAAAGAACTGCATTTGTTCATAGATGATGCAGAGCAAGATTAGCTTATAAAACATAACGAATAAAAGTAGCAAGTAAATTAGCTCTCACTGCTGATACCCCCCAAGATTTaagttatttattatataagaaGCTTAACAAGAGGTCAAACAAAGggataattaaattgtttacgGTTTCAATGCAGTGTTTCTTCAAATACAACTATCATAATATAAGATAGACATGTGAAAAATATCTGAGTACCTTCATCATAGATTCAATTTTTCCACTTTTCCCCAGAAGATGCAGAAGCTgattcagaagtccaattgaaaCAACAGAGAATGAAGGCTCCATCAATTTAATTAACTCAATCGTTGTTCTCCAATCTCGTAATCTACACCCAAATTTTCTGTGCTAGTTACTCGGGGAACATGAGCATAATGATGTATTATCAAGAGAGCAGGATATCTATCATGTCCAGACAAACATGCTTATCAAGGCAATTTGCAAGATAGAGTGGATACTTACAGGCTACAGGCTGATACCATCTCAAAGAAAATAGCATCGCTTAAGgggatttctctctctctcataaaCTCTGCAAGAATGAGAACCTTCGATGGATCACCTCCCTTATTCAAAGCTCTCATCAGAGCCGAACATGCAATAGTGTCTGGTTGGATATTATACTCTTCCATTTCTTGAAGAAGAGCACAGGCCTTTTTCCAGTGTTCTGTACTTGGACAGAAACAAAAGAGAGGTATTTAGCTAGGCAGATGATTTATTTCACGCCATTCACTAATCATGTCAGTCTCATACAAACTGACCTGCTGCATTATAAGCATGTAGCATCATGGTATAGGTAACAACATCAGGACAACATCCAGCCATCTTCATCTTGTTGAACATAGATTCTGCTTCTGTGATTTTACCCTAACATATatcaaaaagcaaaagaaatgaGATCTCCTTCCATTTCCTGTAGATTAGTAAAGAGGCATATTTTGTCAGAGCACTTGCCTGCTTACTGTAGGCACAGATCACAGAAGAGTAAGCTTCCTTGGTCATAGGAATCTTCAAGTCCATCATTTCAGAAAGAAACTCAAGTGCCTCACAATATTTTGACATTTTGCAGCAACCACTTATTAAGACTGTGAAAGTAACAGCGTCAGGAATCACTTTACTTTTTCTCATGGATCTGTACATAGAAGTAGCCTTTTCAAACTCTCCCACATTCATATAGCTTCCAATAGATGAATTATATGCAATTGTGTTCAATTTAATGTGTCGCCTTTCAGCTGCTTGAAGCACAACATCAATATTCACCTTCCTAGAACAGCGGCCACAAGCCGCCAAAAGAGTGCATATTGAGACAGCATTTGGATAGATTCCATCTTGTTCCATTTCACGCAAAACTTCCACAGCTTCAGCAAGCAAACCATTAGATCCATAGGCATCAATCATTGCATTGTAGCTGACAAGATTTGGCTTCAACTTGTCTCTCCTCATCATCTCAAATACTTCTCTTGCCTTTTTAGGTTGTTGTGATCTTCCATAAGAGTTTAGCAAAGATGTATACGATACAACATCTGGACGAAGTCCACTATTTTTAATTGCATTGAAAACTGATAATGCCTCTTTATTCATCCCATGAGAAGCATATGCTCCCATGAGTGTATTATAGGAAACAATGTTAGGCTTGAGACCTTCTGCAACTATGGTACTAAACACGGCCCTACAGTTTTCTATCTGCCCATTCACAGAGTACAAGTGGATGATGCTTGTAAATGTTACGACGTCAGGGTGGCACTCTGCTCTCTTCTCCCTCATGGACTTGAAAATACCAATGGCTTTCTCATATTGACCAAGCTTTGTTAAGCAATATATCATGATGTTAAGGGTTGTTGTGTCAGGACGGATATTTGTACCTTTCATTAGTTCAAAATAAGATAAAGCTTTTTCATACTGGGCACCAGTCTTATATgcagataaaataatattgtgagTCACCAGATCAGGTCCAACTCCATTTTCAGTCATTTTCTTACAGAGCTTCAGAGCTTCTCTCCAGTTTCCACTAGATCCACAAGCATTGATCAAGTTATTATATGTCGACCGACTGGGAGGAATCTGCAGATGTACAATTAAGGACTCAGAAATCTCTTATGATCTCAGATGACTCAAGTCCATGAGAAAGTAATAACAAGTCATTTAACCAATTCCTTTTCGGGTTTGtacatggaaaaaaatcaatacttaGTTAAGGTTTCAGCAAAGTGGGTCCTAGAAGGGAGAATCTAAAGATAATcctattttttacatgaaatgACCTTCCCTCAAGACTCGAAGTTGCAAGAACAAGATTTTAACCACTGCACTGAGCAATGGTCTCAGATTTAAAAACTATTCTAACACATATagataaatttaagaaatatagGGAAGGCAGCGGTATTTTCTATGGAAATTATTCAGGGGAGCTTATTATATCCATCCAAACTATCAGTGGAATCAAATGCCTATTCTAAACATTCATACACACCAGTTGAAAAATACATGGGTGTTATATAAGTCATAAATCAAGCTATCATCAATAAGTTTCAATCAAAGATCCCACCACTCCTTGAATATCTAACTTAGAAAAGGAACAAGTTAAAAAAgagtgaagaaaacaaaatttttcaaGTCGTTTTTTATGGCTGCAGTGATGGATCCCTAAGGACCAAGGCATGAAGCAATATTGCAAAAATTTCTACACAACTCCAAttcaacatggaaaaaaaaggaagctcACATCAATTCAGACCTACTAAGATAAAttatagaagaagaaaacagatACACACAGCTTTCTGCAGCATGTCTTCCATTATATTCATAGCCCAACGCCATTGACCTGATCTACCATGCGCATTGATAAGAGCATTGCAAGTCTCAGCATCTGGTTTGCACCTAGCAGGAAAATAGAATAATTTGGAACCATATTGTGACCAAGGTAGAAAGCTTCAGATATATCCATAGGGACAGAAACTAGAAAGTAACAGGCCAAGCATCACAAGAGAAACAGAAGGGATGTCCAGTTCCTTTGAATACCACCTAAAGCAACTAAATGCCCCCGGAACATGAAGCCATAAAGGTGCCAAGAAACAAATTTTTTCAACAACTACTGTGACAGGAATTGCTCATTGGCAACTATAATATTCCATTTTGTcctaaaaacaatcaaatccCTGTAAAAAACACTGCAAATCAATAAAGCATTACCTCCATTTTTGCATCTCGAAAAACAATCCACGAGCTTGATCAGTCCAATTATGCCTAGCATGCAGCCTAAtcatcatattataaatatctgTACGAGCACAGTAGTTCCTCTGATTCTTCATCCACCGAAAAACCAAAATGCTGTGTTCAATTGAACCCTTCTGCGTTATCTCCTACatcatttccaaaaaaaaaaaaaaacaataagaccCTTTTCTTCCATCACCTCTCAAAAAAACACTCTCAAATAATAACAGTAACGTATCGATCATTGGATGAACCTCCTATGGGTCCAAGTTACAGCGGGCCACTTTCACAAATCATTGTAAGTCCCACATGTGGGGTCTGGTTCATGAGATTGGGTCCCACGAATGTAGACAAGCATTGTGGGGAAAATGGTTTGTTTACCTTGATAAGAAGAGGGAAATTCTTACGAGCAAACCGGCCAACCCACCGGTTCAAGAGACCTTCAATATCATCAGACTTGTGATCGAGTTCAAGAACTTTCTGGACAACCTGAGAAACAGACCAGTCCTTCTGGAACCTGTCTCCTTGGACTCGTATACGATAGCGTTGAGGAATCTGGTCTTTCCTGATTCCACTCACTTGAGTTGACACATGGTGTATGCCCTTGTCGTAGTCCACGAACCCAGATTTTTTCTCCTCGAATGCTGCGTCGTTTTTGGAATTCTTGCATAGTATTTTGGGTTTGAAGGCTGGTGGTGTTGGGTTGTGGAGGAGCGGGAGGTGGTGATGGTGTATGGTTGCCATTTCTGGTTGAGATAGAGAAACAGTTTGGGACCGTGGATAGATAAACCCTTTCAAAATGGGTTTACAGTTATTTTAGTTCCAACTTCTAATTACCTTTTTGGCCCTCGTCAAAAACCAATTATCTGAGAATAAAcatttattactttatttttattattataaacgtTATCTTATCAAAGTTATTACACCTAGCTACATCcataaattagtttaaaatcATTACTGTGAATTGAGTGAATTAATCtgataagttaattaaaaatatatttattagaacAATGTAATTttcagaaatgtttttttttttaattaattaaattttaattaaatcaaaatttgacCTTCAACTCtggtttaataacactacacTACAAatctgtttaaaattataataaaaattatttttcaaaatgttttttaattaaaaatatattaaataataatattctttatttttaaaattttatttttaacataacacatcaaaacaatctaaaaatatattaaaaaaaaaattttaaaaaaaaacaaaatttcatgaAGCACTAACTTTTCcatttataaaaacatcatcACTGTTATTGTCATGGAAACTACCGAGTTTGAATGTGAACAAAATGGTGTTTAACACGTTATTagcaaaagagaaaatgatATACATCAAAATTTGTGAAGAGGCACTCCATCCAAATGGCTGTCACTGTGATGACtagtgtataaaaaatacaaaatgaaacCAGAGGGCAAAAGCGTTGGGTGTTTTCCAACAGTACCTGCTCTTTTCTATGCCTTCAAAAGAAGTAAGTTACAAAAGCTCCTTATCGGCAGAATTCAAGGATTCGACCCATCTTGCTTGTATAATGGACGCACAGTAGCTATATAAGTTTTACGTCCATGGTTCAGCTAAAAAGACCAAACCTTGGGCAATGATATGGCTTGCCAATACCCAGCTCTCGATAAATGACTATCGCTAGCTGAGTAGCAGCCCAAGGAGAAACTTCGATGACTGTCAGTATCTATTCCGGGCAACAAGCATGGGTGGTTCTGACTCCATGGGCATCACCAGAGGCTGATTTTCTGTTGCCTCACAAGTTTCACTAGTTTGTGTAAAATGTAATCGGGTGCCGCTCAGTTGTTGAGTTTCTGTTTCTTCCATGCTTTCTGGGGTTTGTGTAGTTTGGAAGCAGAACTAGGTCCGCGAAATGACGCTTTGCCTTTCTTGTTCGTGTTCCTATGCTCTATCTTTCTTTTCCCATCACCAGTTTGCTCTTTGTTAAAATTCCTCTTCTTCCAACCATCCTCTGACCGAACCTTGATTGATTTTTCATGCTCAAAGTGCCTAGCTCTTTTAGCCCCTTCACGTCCGCTACCATCACCAGTTGATACACCAGGCTTGCTTGAGGTCGGAGGGTTCTCATTGTGTTTCTTCTCCCTCTTTCTCTTCCCAGGATGCACTGAACCAGTTCTCTCAGGTACAGAACCCGATTCCTTGTTCTTTGGCTTCTCCACCCTGATGCAGCAGCACAGTCAACAGGGATTTGAATGTGAGAAGTAACTAGGGAGACATGGCTCTTGCAGACAGCAATCAAGCAAAGagaaataacaaatattaaacCAAAAGGAACAGGAGATTTATCAAACCTCTTAGGTGATATATCTGACGGCGTTTTTTCTGTATCATTTGTGCCGGCTTCCTTGGAAGTTGACTTGTGATGGCGATTCTGCAAAGGATGGATATTGGAAAGAAGCAATGtgctttatttaaaattaaacaaaaatttcacCAGCATGAAGCACATTGGATTAGATATTCTAGATAGTTAAAATCATGCTATAATACGGGAGATGATGACATGTACGTGGAATTAGTGTAAGAATGACATTTAATTGATTACTTTTTCATTAAATGAATGAATAGCTTGAAAACACCagaacaaaatttgagaccataTAAAGGACAAAAAGGGCTCTAGACGGGAAAATGGTCCCCAACATAAATGTTAACTTAATAAGGAAGGTTAAATGATTGATGCATTTCGCAACAGATATTAATGGTCTAAATCACTGATTATCATTTACATACTGAAACAGCAGTTGGTGACTCAAAAAGAGCCAAAAGTCTTGCTCTGTCCCTGCCACTAGTCTGAATGCTCATGAGACAATTTACATAATTATAGCAACTTTCAATCTGGCCAGCACAAGCTGACATGTGGGGTCTGAATCTGAGCTCAATCAAAAtgtttcaagaaattaaaataaaaccaaattgaGAAGGCAAcgtttttagaaaagaaaaacaacctGCAAAACAGTCTTGAAAAAACTCTTATGTTTCTCTGGGATATCTAACTCAACAGCAGAAGAACCACACTTCCGTATCATAATCTCCAGTATGACTGTAACCTGTGGAAACTCATATATGTAAGAGGACCTTTCAGAACAGACAATCAATAAACAGAGTCACATAAACACGTAATTATTTGGAATGTGCAAAGAAGACCAATAAGAGCATAATGCCGAGTTACATGCCTTTGATCTGAAATGGTTTCTAGAGACAGATGACCAGGGAAGAACTCCAATGATGATGTCAGATAGGAAATTCTGCAGGTCTTTTGCTTGCAAGCAAGATACTAATACTTTTGTGAAGCCCAAAACAGCCTGTTTAATATATACTAATTATTTCGACACTGttgaaatctaaataaattaataacaatctGGATAGAGAGCTAGCAAATACTTACTTTTATGACTTCCAGAGCTTTGTTTTGCAGCAATGATAAGAGAGAGGGAACAAGATCGGGCACTTCAAGACAGATTTCTGTATCATTATATACCAGTACAGACAGTGCAGATACTGCTCCACTTGTTATGTAGGGAGACGAACCAGAGAGATAACCTGTTATCTGAGCAGTGTATGACTTCATCAGAGAGAAGCTATGACACTTGTTAAGTTATTAATGGCAACATGACAATGgtcaaattcaagatttttcatCATTGGACCACAACCAAAAGACCACTGAGAAACTAGCATATCAGCAACAACTCAGTGTACAATCTAAAATTTCTAAATAAGGAACTCCCTGCCTGCAAAGTAATTCGTCCATCTACCCTTTATTGGATccccaaaatatttttctaatttgaagTCCACATACAGAACCTAAGGAAGTTCACCACAAACCTAGAAGGCAAACAAGCTATCTAAACACCCAAAACTATCATTTTTAATTGCAGTGGTAATGATGGCATCACATTGATCACCTGAATCCATTGATAATGTCCACTTAAAAGGTTGACTTTCTAACATAGAAAAACAACTGGAGGCAGAGGGATAGACAGCCAGGATATTAGCCATTCATGCTGGGAAAAACAATGAACTAAAGAGATGGTAAGCATATTCAAAAGCCTTCAACAAATGAAGCTTCACATTAACAATACAAAAGTAGAACAGGTGACACACTAACCATGCTGATCAGTCTTTGATAAGCTTCTCTGGAAGTGGCACAAGATGAGTTGTGCAAGGAGGAACTTATAAAAAGGAGTGTATCGTAAGCCACTTTCCTAGCATCTTCCCTTGCCTACATGTTACAGAATAGATGCATCCAGTTAGCTCTCAACCACAAGTGTCCTAACTTTGATAATTCATGCCGAATATCAAACGTGTTGATACAATGGCAATAGTATAGaataagaagggaaaaaaaagacgacttcttgaattttatttaacaagaaATGGATGCCAATTTAAAATCTAGCACAAAACATAACCtagttgttttttcaatgacAATAAACTAATAACAGCGGTAAGTAGTGCAATATATAGttagttaattttatgttatgtaAAGTTCATTAGCAAACTTATCCAAGAATTTTAAACTAACataaagaaaacagagagagaaaactATAAATCAATGTCT includes:
- the LOC118053170 gene encoding pentatricopeptide repeat-containing protein At2g41720, with amino-acid sequence MATIHHHHLPLLHNPTPPAFKPKILCKNSKNDAAFEEKKSGFVDYDKGIHHVSTQVSGIRKDQIPQRYRIRVQGDRFQKDWSVSQVVQKVLELDHKSDDIEGLLNRWVGRFARKNFPLLIKEITQKGSIEHSILVFRWMKNQRNYCARTDIYNMMIRLHARHNWTDQARGLFFEMQKWRCKPDAETCNALINAHGRSGQWRWAMNIMEDMLQKAIPPSRSTYNNLINACGSSGNWREALKLCKKMTENGVGPDLVTHNIILSAYKTGAQYEKALSYFELMKGTNIRPDTTTLNIMIYCLTKLGQYEKAIGIFKSMREKRAECHPDVVTFTSIIHLYSVNGQIENCRAVFSTIVAEGLKPNIVSYNTLMGAYASHGMNKEALSVFNAIKNSGLRPDVVSYTSLLNSYGRSQQPKKAREVFEMMRRDKLKPNLVSYNAMIDAYGSNGLLAEAVEVLREMEQDGIYPNAVSICTLLAACGRCSRKVNIDVVLQAAERRHIKLNTIAYNSSIGSYMNVGEFEKATSMYRSMRKSKVIPDAVTFTVLISGCCKMSKYCEALEFLSEMMDLKIPMTKEAYSSVICAYSKQGKITEAESMFNKMKMAGCCPDVVTYTMMLHAYNAAEHWKKACALLQEMEEYNIQPDTIACSALMRALNKGGDPSKVLILAEFMREREIPLSDAIFFEMVSACSLLRDWRTTIELIKLMEPSFSVVSIGLLNQLLHLLGKSGKIESMMKFFYKIIGSGAEINCNTYSILLKNLLAVGNWRKYIEVLEWMEEARVQPSNGMYFDILSFAQKSGATYSSIIQERVESLRRKSGNEVSTSKV